CCTGGATAGGCAATTGGAACCGTGTGAAACAGATACACGCCATGTTGATGATATGACCGATAAAAAGCACCACCAGAACCTGCAAACCAAAAAGAACTTCCTCGTTCTGCTTGAATTTTGAAATTGCCATAAGGCGTACTTAAATTATTAGGCCACAATCCTAATCCAGTTGAACAAAGCATAGTGTAGATTGTTTTAGAGCCCGAACGAATATACACGCGTTGCTTTTTCACCGAAACTTGTATATTTAAGTTTTTGACTTTTAATGATGGATACTTTCCACCTGTTGTGTACATGTAATAGCGATTATGGACATTAGTGGTCTCACTTGCTTTTAACCACCCCAAAGCTCCTCCGGGAAGTGTCACATAATAATACGTTCCACTGCTTGTCCGGGCTTCTTTTACTGCCTGGACCATATAGCCTTTATACATTTTTTTTGCTGATTTTTTACTGCTATTAGGATCCGCCTGACTATAAAAATTACCAGAACTAGCATTCACACGAACATAGCGATTAATCGATTTCGTACTATAAATGGTATGTGGATTGCCAGTAAAGCTGGCATTTAAATACCCAATCCATGTGTTACCATTATAAATGGAGTAATACCATGCTCCATTTATGTGGCGATACTTACATTTTACTGTATAAACCTTGCCGTAGTATTTGGCGGAGCTGTCTTTTTTCTGCCAATTAAAATTACGCCAAAAAGTAGCGGTTTTCGAAGTGATTTTGACTTTTCGATTCTCTTTTTGAGCAATACCAGCCGCATTGTTAGCTTGTCTTGCTGCATTTGAATTCAAATATCCTACCCATGTAGCCTTGTTATCACTTAGACTATAATAAGTTGCACCGTTATAATGACGATACATTCCTTTTGCAAGATACGTTTTAGTGACCATGGAAGCTGTTGTACCTCTTTTTTTCCAACTAAAATTATTCCAAGTAGCATAATTTTTATTGGTAATCGTCACATAACGATTCAAATTTTGATACACACCTTGACTCCCAGCAGCCCCCTGAACGTCTTTTGCTTCTATATATCCAACCCATGAATCTTTATTGTTTTTATTCTCATAAACTGTATAGTAGGTTTTGCCATTAAAGTGCTGATAGTAACCTTTAATTTTGACTGTTTTGCCATAGTAAGAAGTGGTATCACCCCGAATACTGTCAAAATAGAAATTGTTCCAACGTACTTTACCTTTTTGCATAAAGGTTCCATAACTACTTTTGGAATAATATTTTCCACCAGGACTCGTATTCACCTCCAGTCCAGTACCTTTTTTAACAAAACCCAAAAATTGATTTTGATTGTTGTAAAGAGCATAGTATTCTTTATTATTTACTGTGTAAATCTCGCGGTATTGTAACGTTTTGCCATAAAAATTTTGATTTTTGGCTGATGTAAAAACATCTGGTTGAAAACCTAAATTTTTTACAGTTACAGCCACATAACCTATTTTTTTACTATAACTCCCATTGTGAAGAGCCAAGGCCGTTCTAGGGACCCAACCAATTTCAGAATCATTTCCATCTTCTTTGATAATTCGGATCATTTCTCGGTTTTCACTGGTTTTGGCACACTCTGTCACACGGTATACTTTACCTTGATATATGTTTAAATCTTCTTTTTTCACAAATTGATTTTGAGCGTTTAATTGATAAATAAATTCTGCTTCATTTTTAATTTTGGCATAAGTTTTTAAAATTTCTTTATTTCCAACTAAGCTTTCAATTAGTTCACCTTGTTGTGTTTGCATCTTATCGGCAGTGACTGATGATTCCGTTGTATTTCCTGTAATAGTCTCTGTCGTTTCACTTGAGATAGTTTGTGTTGTAGCTGTTGAAGTTTCTGCGTTACTAGTAGTTTCTGTGGTAACTGTTGACTGGCTTGTTTCACTATCAACTGTTGTAGAATCCGTTTCTTCTTGCACTTTTGTACTGGTTGAACTTGTTGCACTCTTTTGTAATCCGTCTATCTGCCCCCAAGCATTTAGCGGCAATGAAGTCGTTAAAATACTTGCAACCAACAATACTCTAACCCATTTACTTTTTTTCATTGTCTACTCCTTTATCTTTAATTTTCTTTTTATTTTTACAAATTAATTATACCCGGGAGCAAAAAAAAACAGAAGTAAGAACCTACTAAAAAAGTATCTTTCTTGTTTTTTGCTAATCCCCGTCACTTCATGTTTTATTTTTACCACTCATTTTTAAATAAAAATGGTTAAAGAAAGGCTTTTAGCGTATGGTTCTTATTTTTCAAAATAGCAAGTATAAACAAAAAAACTGCGCCGATTTTACGTAGCACAGTTTTCTTGATTTATCTTTATTCTGTCACTAAGTCAAGTGGGGAATCAATTTTTTCCTCCACTTTTTTGCCCGCAAAGTGATCATACGCAGCTTGTAATGCCAATTTACCCATTTCTTCTGGTTTTTGCGCAATTGTAGCACTCATTTTGCCATCTTTTATTGCTTTTAAGCCATCTTCAGTACCATCAAACCCAACAATGATAAAGTCTTTTCCTTTATTTGACGCCGCCTCAGAAGCACCTAACGCCATTTCATCATTTTGCGCAAATACACCTTGCAAGTCAGAATGTGCTTGTAAAATGTTTTCCATAACGGTTAATCCTTTCGCACGGTCAAAATTAGCAGATTGTTTGTCGACGACATCTAATTTCCCTTTTGCATAATCATCAAATCCTTTACCACGTTCGCGCGTAGCAGATGCACCAGGCACCCCTTCAAGTTCAGCTACTTTTGCATTTTCACCTAATTTTTCAATGATAAATTGAGCAGCCATTTTACCGCCTTCTTCATTATTTGAAGCAACGGTAGTTAATAATTTTCCTCCATCACTACTTCGGTCAATTGCAATGACAGGAATATTGGCGCTATTAGCAGCTTCAACTGCTGGTACTATAGCAGAAGAGTCTACTGGATTAACTAAAATGACGTCAACTTTTTGTTGAATTAAATCATCGATATCGTTACTTTGTTTTGCTGTATCGTCTTGGGCATCTACGACTTTTATCGTGGTTTCATTTTCATCTGCTAATTTTTGAACCCCATCACGTAATGAAACAAAGAAGGGATTATTTAATGTCGAAACAGAAACTCCCACTGTTAATTCAGCTGGTTTTTTTTGATCGGTTTTCCCTTCAGAACTACTAGATCCACCTTCTAAACCTGTCGTTCCACATCCTGATAACATCAAGACACTTGCCGCCAATACGAAAAATTTTTTCATCATTTCTTCCTCCTCATATAAGTGAATTTCTTTTAAAGGACTGAGCTTTTGCCCACTCCTAAAAATCATTTTGTTATTGTCGACTCTATTTTAAGGGCTTACATTTTTTGATTGCACATATTTATTTCTTTTTACGATCAAGTAAAACAGCAATCACAATTACAATCCCTTTGACGATTTGTTGATAAAAACTAGAAACGCCTAATAAATTTAGCCCATTGTTTAAAGTTCCAATAATCAAAGCACCAACTAAAGTCCCAAAAATTCGTCCTTTCCCCCCAGAAAGACTGGTTCCTCCTAAGACGACTGACGCAATTGCATCCATTTCATATGCCTGACCAGCTGTTGGTTGAGCGGAGTTTAAACGAGAAGTAATAATCATTCCGCTAATGGAGGCCATTAAACCGGATAAAGAGTAAATTAAAATTTTGATTTTATCGATTTTGACCCCTGCAACAAAGGCCGCTTTTTCATTGCCACCAATCGCATACGTCTTACGACCAAAAGCTGTTTTATGCAAAAGAATGAAAAGAATAATAAACATAATGAAAAGCAAAATGACTGGAAAAGGAATCCCAAATAAATAACCGCGACCTAAAAAGCTAAAGAAAAAACTATCTCCTAACCCGGTAATTGGGTTTCCCTTTGTGTAGACAAGTGTAGCACCACGATAAATTGTCATCGTAGCCAACGTTGCAATAAAAGGAGCCATACTACCTTTTGAAATTAACAATCCATTGATCGCCCCTAAAATTGCCCCGGTCAAAAGACCGAGTAAAACTGCTAAAGGAGCGCTCATACCATTGGCAATAAAGCCTGCTGTTAACGCACTGGATAGCGCAAGCGTTGATCCCACTGATAAATCAATCCCACCTGTTAAGATGACAAACGTCATCCCAAAAGCAATAAAACCGTTAGCTGCCACTTGGCGCAATAAATTTAATAAGTTGTTAGGGTTTAAAAATTCACTATTCATAACTGAAACAACAATGACCAAGACAATAAGTGCAAGTAGTGGTCCTAATTTTGTAATAATCCCCGCTGCATCAAAATTACTTTTGTTAGCGACGTTTTTTTTATTCTCCATTTTTATTTTCCTCCTGTTGCATATGTCATAATTTTTTCTTGGTCAAAATCTTCTTTTTGTAGTTCACCGTTAATTTTTCCTTCATGAACAACCACGATACGGTCACTTACTCCCATTACTTCTGGTAAGTCACTTGAAACGACAATAATCCCAACCCCACGATCTGCTAATTCATTCATCAGTTGATATATTTCACGTTTCGCACCTACATCTACTCCTCTTGTTGGTTCATCTAAAATCAATACTTTTGGTCCTGCACCGATCCATTTAGCTAAAACGACTTTTTGCTGATTTCCACCAGATAAATCGCCAACTATATCATTTTCAGACTGAACTTTAATTAAAAGACGTTGAATCAATAATTCTGCAAATTCTGCTTCTGTTTTCTTATCTACCAAACCATTTTTTATAAAGCCATCTATGGAAGGTAGCGTAATATTATCTAAAACCGAAAAATCTAATACTAAACCTTCTGATTTTCTATCTTCAGTTAAAAAGCCAATCCCATTTTGAATTGATTTAGCTGGTGATTCGATTTTTTTCTCTTCACCTTCAATCGTAATTGTTCCTGCTCGCAAAGGATCCAAGCCAAAAATTCCTCGCATAATTTCTGTTCGACCAGCACCCATTAAACCGGAAAAACCCACAATTTCACCACTTCGAACTTTAAAAGAAATATCTTTAAAAGCACCGTTTGCGCCAGTCAGATGATCTGCGGTAAAGACAACATCCCCAATAAGAGCGGTCTTTTTAGGGTAATAATCGGAAATTTCACGTC
The genomic region above belongs to Enterococcus saigonensis and contains:
- a CDS encoding L,D-transpeptidase family protein, which produces MKKSKWVRVLLVASILTTSLPLNAWGQIDGLQKSATSSTSTKVQEETDSTTVDSETSQSTVTTETTSNAETSTATTQTISSETTETITGNTTESSVTADKMQTQQGELIESLVGNKEILKTYAKIKNEAEFIYQLNAQNQFVKKEDLNIYQGKVYRVTECAKTSENREMIRIIKEDGNDSEIGWVPRTALALHNGSYSKKIGYVAVTVKNLGFQPDVFTSAKNQNFYGKTLQYREIYTVNNKEYYALYNNQNQFLGFVKKGTGLEVNTSPGGKYYSKSSYGTFMQKGKVRWNNFYFDSIRGDTTSYYGKTVKIKGYYQHFNGKTYYTVYENKNNKDSWVGYIEAKDVQGAAGSQGVYQNLNRYVTITNKNYATWNNFSWKKRGTTASMVTKTYLAKGMYRHYNGATYYSLSDNKATWVGYLNSNAARQANNAAGIAQKENRKVKITSKTATFWRNFNWQKKDSSAKYYGKVYTVKCKYRHINGAWYYSIYNGNTWIGYLNASFTGNPHTIYSTKSINRYVRVNASSGNFYSQADPNSSKKSAKKMYKGYMVQAVKEARTSSGTYYYVTLPGGALGWLKASETTNVHNRYYMYTTGGKYPSLKVKNLNIQVSVKKQRVYIRSGSKTIYTMLCSTGLGLWPNNLSTPYGNFKIQAERGSSFWFAGSGGAFYRSYHQHGVYLFHTVPIAYPGTTTAFNHIEGMKLGRRASHGCIRLSVADAKWFYYNMPGNTPVKIYY
- a CDS encoding ABC transporter permease, which codes for MENKKNVANKSNFDAAGIITKLGPLLALIVLVIVVSVMNSEFLNPNNLLNLLRQVAANGFIAFGMTFVILTGGIDLSVGSTLALSSALTAGFIANGMSAPLAVLLGLLTGAILGAINGLLISKGSMAPFIATLATMTIYRGATLVYTKGNPITGLGDSFFFSFLGRGYLFGIPFPVILLFIMFIILFILLHKTAFGRKTYAIGGNEKAAFVAGVKIDKIKILIYSLSGLMASISGMIITSRLNSAQPTAGQAYEMDAIASVVLGGTSLSGGKGRIFGTLVGALIIGTLNNGLNLLGVSSFYQQIVKGIVIVIAVLLDRKKK
- a CDS encoding sugar ABC transporter ATP-binding protein yields the protein MYVEMKNISKSFGTNQVLRDVTIMLKSGEIHALMGENGAGKSTLMNILTGLHKKDAGTILIDGQEKTFSGPKEAEEFGISFIHQEMNSWPQMTVLENLFLNNELKKPFGLLDTKKMREVALHHFNQLGIFLDLDKELEELSVGQQQMIEITKALMTDAKILIMDEPTAALSDTEIKALFKIIHQLKARDVAIVYISHRMEEIFQISDVITVMRDGLSIDTSKTSETDVNEVVRKMVGREISDYYPKKTALIGDVVFTADHLTGANGAFKDISFKVRSGEIVGFSGLMGAGRTEIMRGIFGLDPLRAGTITIEGEEKKIESPAKSIQNGIGFLTEDRKSEGLVLDFSVLDNITLPSIDGFIKNGLVDKKTEAEFAELLIQRLLIKVQSENDIVGDLSGGNQQKVVLAKWIGAGPKVLILDEPTRGVDVGAKREIYQLMNELADRGVGIIVVSSDLPEVMGVSDRIVVVHEGKINGELQKEDFDQEKIMTYATGGK
- a CDS encoding D-ribose ABC transporter substrate-binding protein; translation: MMKKFFVLAASVLMLSGCGTTGLEGGSSSSEGKTDQKKPAELTVGVSVSTLNNPFFVSLRDGVQKLADENETTIKVVDAQDDTAKQSNDIDDLIQQKVDVILVNPVDSSAIVPAVEAANSANIPVIAIDRSSDGGKLLTTVASNNEEGGKMAAQFIIEKLGENAKVAELEGVPGASATRERGKGFDDYAKGKLDVVDKQSANFDRAKGLTVMENILQAHSDLQGVFAQNDEMALGASEAASNKGKDFIIVGFDGTEDGLKAIKDGKMSATIAQKPEEMGKLALQAAYDHFAGKKVEEKIDSPLDLVTE